Sequence from the Torulaspora globosa chromosome 4, complete sequence genome:
GCTGCGTAAATGACGGCAGCAGAGATAAATAAGAGATCTTTCCTGGAACTTGAGGACTCTCAAGGAAACCTCGTACCAAGAAAACACATCTGCTTGACTGACGAGCAGGAGGAAGCTGTTGCTAATGAAATCCCCTTGGAACCAGCGGGACTTTTGGATTCGGAGAACTACGCAAAGTGGCAAGATACGATTAGTAAAGTGGTCCAAGCCGTCGTATCCATTCATTTCTCACAAGTAGCGCCCTTTGATTGTGATCCGCCACTCGTGTCAGAAGCTACTGGCTTTGTAGTCGATTCCGAACTTGGTATTATTCTAACAAACAGACATGTGGTAGGCGCCGGCCCATTTGTGGGTTACGTTGTCTTTGATAATCATGAAGAATGCGACGTGATACCGATATACAGAGATCCTGTTCACGATTTTGGGTTTTTGAAGTTTGATCCTAGCAAGATCAAGTACATGAACATACATGCTTTGAAGCTAATGCCATCTTTAGCGAAAGTTGGTTCGGAAATCAGGGTAGTCGGTAACGATGCCGGAGAGAAGCTGAGTATTTTGGCTGGGTTCATCAGCAGAGTTGATAGAAATGCGCCTGATTACGGAGAACTCACTTATAATGACTTCAATACAGAATATATACAGGCAGCGGCTGCAGCATCGGGCGGTTCAAGCGGTTCGCCAGTGGTGAATATTGAAGGAGACGCTGTGGCTCTACAGGCTGGTGGTTCCACCGAAGCTTCGACagacttcttcttgccgCTTGACAGAGTTCtaagagctttgaaaaacaTTCAAAGTGGCAAACCTATTTCTCGAGGGACAATTCAAACTCAATTCTTGCTGAAGCCCTTTGATGAATGTAAAAGATTGGGCCTGACGTCCGAACGGGAAGCAGAAGCTAGGAGGAACTTCCCTGGCAAGATCGGTCTGCTTGTGGCAGAGACTGTTCTAAGAGAAGGGCCCGCTGATGGCAAATTAAAAGAGGGTGATACTCTCATATCGATTAATGGGATACatatttcatctttcatACAGGTCGATGATATTCTGGATGAACATGTTGGTCAGACGATCGAAATTCTTGTACAACGCGGAGGCGTCGATCATCTGTGGAAATGCGAAGTTGGAGATCTGCATCAAATTACACCTTCTCGTTATGTGGAGGTTTGTGGAGCAACTTTCAACGAGTTGTCTTATCAAATGGCAAGATTCTATGCTTTGCCAGTGAAAGGTGTCTTTTTGAGTAGCGCATCCGgctctttcaatttcgatgccaaggagaagatcgGCTGGATAGTGGATTTTATTGACAACAAAGCAACTCCTGACTTGAACACATTCATTGAAGTTATGAAGACTATTCCAGATCGTAAGCGTGTGACGGTAAAATATCATCATTTAACAGACCAACATTCACCTCACGTAGCATCGGTTTATGTGGACCGCCACTGGTGTAATGAGTTCCGCATTTATGAGAGAAACGATGAAACGGGTATTTGGGATTATAGAAACGTTGCAGATCCGATACCAGCAGAGGAAATAACCCCACAATCTGCAAAATTTATAGACATCCCTGTGGAAAACTCTAACATTGCGAAACTTTCTCGCTCGTTATGCATGGTTTCCACGGTCTGTGCCATTCCTTTGGACTCGATGGCTGCCGAGACTCAAAAAACATCAGGCTTGATTTTGGATTCTGAGAGGGGCTATGTTATTGTCTCTCGGAGAGTTGTACCCCATGACTGTCTTGATGC
This genomic interval carries:
- the NMA111 gene encoding Nma111p (ancestral locus Anc_2.150) → MTAAEINKRSFLELEDSQGNLVPRKHICLTDEQEEAVANEIPLEPAGLLDSENYAKWQDTISKVVQAVVSIHFSQVAPFDCDPPLVSEATGFVVDSELGIILTNRHVVGAGPFVGYVVFDNHEECDVIPIYRDPVHDFGFLKFDPSKIKYMNIHALKLMPSLAKVGSEIRVVGNDAGEKLSILAGFISRVDRNAPDYGELTYNDFNTEYIQAAAAASGGSSGSPVVNIEGDAVALQAGGSTEASTDFFLPLDRVLRALKNIQSGKPISRGTIQTQFLLKPFDECKRLGLTSEREAEARRNFPGKIGLLVAETVLREGPADGKLKEGDTLISINGIHISSFIQVDDILDEHVGQTIEILVQRGGVDHLWKCEVGDLHQITPSRYVEVCGATFNELSYQMARFYALPVKGVFLSSASGSFNFDAKEKIGWIVDFIDNKATPDLNTFIEVMKTIPDRKRVTVKYHHLTDQHSPHVASVYVDRHWCNEFRIYERNDETGIWDYRNVADPIPAEEITPQSAKFIDIPVENSNIAKLSRSLCMVSTVCAIPLDSMAAETQKTSGLILDSERGYVIVSRRVVPHDCLDAFVTIADSVVIPANVVFLHPTQNYAILQYDPSLIQAAVITPKLSNKRLKRGDKAQFVGITHNNRLVTSETNVTDISSVSIPSNLIPRYRATNLEAISIDCNVSTKCNSGILADNDGTVRALWLSFMGERQDSKEKIYLMGLDINECLDVIEILKQGKTPKVSIVDAGFGSISILQARIRGVPQEWIERMENESDNRLQFITVTRVSCTTEEVKLETGDIILSVNGKLVISMSDLDGVVTASDDERKPQTMKFKIVREGRVLDLDISLSEVQETDQVAIFAGSIIQKPHHAVRQAMVNLPSEVYCIFRGESSPAVQYGISATNFITHVNEMETPDVDTFLAVVKAIPDNTYCKMRLVTFDNVPFAISLKTNYHYFPTAELKKDTNTNKWIEREYSKSEAK